The following are from one region of the Takifugu rubripes chromosome 12, fTakRub1.2, whole genome shotgun sequence genome:
- the LOC101063292 gene encoding hepatoma-derived growth factor isoform X1: MPRSNRQREYKPGDLVFAKMKGYPHWPARIDELPEGAVKSPSNKYQVFFFGTHETALLGANDLFPYDEHKEKFGKAKKRKGFAEGLWEIENNPTVTHEAYESKKDDASEGAGEAGSPEKADAEGSSDEDEGALVIDEKSEKGGNKRKVEEPTEVSPKRLKDSEGEGDSKVDGNKSNTGAKVNDVAGAELKAEAQESAPEGGQLTAEKPATDSA, translated from the exons ATGCCGAGGTCAAACAGGCAAAGAGAATACAAGCCTGGTGATCTTGTGTTTGCTAAAATGAAGGGGTATCCGCACTGGCCTGCGAGG ATTGATGAGCTACCTGAAGGAGCTGTGAAATCCCCTTCCAACAAGTACCAGGTCTTCTTCTTCGGAACTCATGAGAC GGCACTCTTGGGGGCCAACGATTTGTTCCCGTATGATGAACATAAGGAAAAGTTTGGAAaagcaaagaagaggaaaggCTTCGCCGAGGGACTCTGGGAGATCGAGAACAACCCAACTGTCACACACGAAGCCTATGAG TCGAAGAAGGACGACGCGTCAGAAGGAGCGGGCGAAGCAGGCAGCCCGGAAAAAGCCGACGCCGAGGGCAGCAGCGACGAGGACGAAGGCGCCCTGGTCATCGACGAGAAAAGCGAGAAGGGGGGGAATAAACGAAAAGTAGAGGAGCCCACGGAG GTGTCTCCCAAGCGGCTGAAGGATTCGGAGGGCGAAGGCGACTCCAAAGTGGACGGCAACAAGTCGAACACAGGGGCCAAAGTCAACGATGTGGCTGGAGCCGAGTTAAAGGCAGAGGCTCAGGAAAGTGCCCCCGAGGGGGGGCAGTTAACAGCAGAAAAG CCTGCGACAGACAGCGCTTAA
- the mrpl24 gene encoding large ribosomal subunit protein uL24m isoform X1, which produces MSSALITMTMRLTTLLSMALRVVVPKDYRYGTNRPWTQAAKRLNPPGKKRRKVFVEPIAPEDWSVLKGDRVEILAGKDKGKQGKVIQVFRHRNWVILEGLNAHHRYIGKTHDYRGNYIINEAPILLRDISLIDPSDRKPTEVEWKYTEEGERVRVSVRTGRIIPKPVVERRDGVVPQQWKDGPKDTSPEDALEITYVPSLKLLEEEVMEKMGIKEPRRHRRSYWY; this is translated from the exons aTGAGCTCAGCATTGATAACGAT GACAATGAGGCTGACCACTCTCCTGTCGATGGCTCTCAGGGTCGTCGTGCCCAAAGATTACCGTTACGGCACTAACAGACCGTGGACGCAGGCTGCCAAGAGGCTGAATCctccaggaaagaaaaggagaaaggtgTTTGTGGAGCCTATAGCCCCGGAAGACTGGTCGGTCCTCAAAGGGGACAGG GTTGAGATTCTTGCTGGGAAGGACAAAGGAAAGCAAGGAAAAGTGATCCAAGTCTTCAGACACAGAAACTGGGTCATCCTAGAGGGACTAAATGCA CATCACAGGTATATTGGAAAAACCCATGATTACCGTGGCAACTACATCATCAATGAGGCTCCCATCCTGCTGCGTGACATCAGCCTCATTGATCCCTCAGACAG AAAGCCCACCGAGGTGGAGTGGAAGTACACGGAGGAGGGGGAAAGAGTGCGAGTGTCGGTCAGGACGGGAAGGATCATCCCCAAACCTGTCGTGGAGCGGCGGGACGGGGTCGTGCCTCAGCAGTGGAAAG ATGGTCCCAAAGACACAAGCCCCGAGGACGCTCTAGAAATCACATACGTTCCATCTCTGAAACTATTAGAGGAAGAAGTCATGGAGAAAATGGGCATCAAAGAGCCCAGGAGGCACCGGCGGTCCTACTGGTACTGA
- the LOC101063292 gene encoding hepatoma-derived growth factor isoform X2: MTTRRFACLLQIDELPEGAVKSPSNKYQVFFFGTHETALLGANDLFPYDEHKEKFGKAKKRKGFAEGLWEIENNPTVTHEAYESKKDDASEGAGEAGSPEKADAEGSSDEDEGALVIDEKSEKGGNKRKVEEPTEVSPKRLKDSEGEGDSKVDGNKSNTGAKVNDVAGAELKAEAQESAPEGGQLTAEKPATDSA, encoded by the exons ATGACAACCCGACGCTTTGCGTGTTTGCTCCAG ATTGATGAGCTACCTGAAGGAGCTGTGAAATCCCCTTCCAACAAGTACCAGGTCTTCTTCTTCGGAACTCATGAGAC GGCACTCTTGGGGGCCAACGATTTGTTCCCGTATGATGAACATAAGGAAAAGTTTGGAAaagcaaagaagaggaaaggCTTCGCCGAGGGACTCTGGGAGATCGAGAACAACCCAACTGTCACACACGAAGCCTATGAG TCGAAGAAGGACGACGCGTCAGAAGGAGCGGGCGAAGCAGGCAGCCCGGAAAAAGCCGACGCCGAGGGCAGCAGCGACGAGGACGAAGGCGCCCTGGTCATCGACGAGAAAAGCGAGAAGGGGGGGAATAAACGAAAAGTAGAGGAGCCCACGGAG GTGTCTCCCAAGCGGCTGAAGGATTCGGAGGGCGAAGGCGACTCCAAAGTGGACGGCAACAAGTCGAACACAGGGGCCAAAGTCAACGATGTGGCTGGAGCCGAGTTAAAGGCAGAGGCTCAGGAAAGTGCCCCCGAGGGGGGGCAGTTAACAGCAGAAAAG CCTGCGACAGACAGCGCTTAA
- the mrpl24 gene encoding large ribosomal subunit protein uL24m isoform X2 has product MRLTTLLSMALRVVVPKDYRYGTNRPWTQAAKRLNPPGKKRRKVFVEPIAPEDWSVLKGDRVEILAGKDKGKQGKVIQVFRHRNWVILEGLNAHHRYIGKTHDYRGNYIINEAPILLRDISLIDPSDRKPTEVEWKYTEEGERVRVSVRTGRIIPKPVVERRDGVVPQQWKDGPKDTSPEDALEITYVPSLKLLEEEVMEKMGIKEPRRHRRSYWY; this is encoded by the exons ATGAGGCTGACCACTCTCCTGTCGATGGCTCTCAGGGTCGTCGTGCCCAAAGATTACCGTTACGGCACTAACAGACCGTGGACGCAGGCTGCCAAGAGGCTGAATCctccaggaaagaaaaggagaaaggtgTTTGTGGAGCCTATAGCCCCGGAAGACTGGTCGGTCCTCAAAGGGGACAGG GTTGAGATTCTTGCTGGGAAGGACAAAGGAAAGCAAGGAAAAGTGATCCAAGTCTTCAGACACAGAAACTGGGTCATCCTAGAGGGACTAAATGCA CATCACAGGTATATTGGAAAAACCCATGATTACCGTGGCAACTACATCATCAATGAGGCTCCCATCCTGCTGCGTGACATCAGCCTCATTGATCCCTCAGACAG AAAGCCCACCGAGGTGGAGTGGAAGTACACGGAGGAGGGGGAAAGAGTGCGAGTGTCGGTCAGGACGGGAAGGATCATCCCCAAACCTGTCGTGGAGCGGCGGGACGGGGTCGTGCCTCAGCAGTGGAAAG ATGGTCCCAAAGACACAAGCCCCGAGGACGCTCTAGAAATCACATACGTTCCATCTCTGAAACTATTAGAGGAAGAAGTCATGGAGAAAATGGGCATCAAAGAGCCCAGGAGGCACCGGCGGTCCTACTGGTACTGA